GTTGTTCCAAAATCTAGGCTAAAGCGTAGAGGACAACAAGCGTCTTCAATTATGACTCCCAAACTTTGGAATAAGTCCCCTTAAATATCAGACAGGCATATTCATTTCCTATTTTTATGTCTCTTTTgaaaaaacacctttttttgATAGCATTTAGACTGGTGTGAGTTGATATGTTTGTTATGTGTTATTATGTGTTTATGTGGGTGTCAGTGGTTTTATCTTGTGTTTTACCCCTTTGtctctgtacagcactttgggcaaactctttgtttttaaatgtgctatataaataaattggatttggattttggtttctttttcatAAATAACAGCATGCACAGTATAAActgatgtaaaataaaatgtgcaaaaagtcTACTAAATACAGGAAATTAATTCATGAATTATCAAATTTCTTTGTGAAGTCATTCGACCTCTCAATAGCCATGTACAATTGTGATGTCAAACAAAACTatacacttttctttctttcttttttctgattgATGTGGATTGAGGAGTTTTAGCCATGGTGAAGTGTCTGGCCATGTTTCATAAGAATCACTCCTCCTACAGTATCGGTCAGATTGTAATGAAATGAGATTAATTTGCGCTGGATATTACTGTTTATGAGCCTTTTTGAATTCTCAATGGatctttattctttttctgACAAATTAGTTTGTGTAATACAACTAATGACaaacctttgtttgtttttttacatcatACTAACTTGCGCACTTCAAAGCtactatgttactgatgttctAGTGTAAGCTTGACATTGAAAAGAGTCATCAGCAGTTTTTTGAAAGGCCCTTTAATGTTAGATATTGCTGAATTTAAGCAGTTTACACAGCTCACATATCACTTGCCCAACAGTCTTACAATACACCcataacacaatttaaaatattttttaccctttgcatttttttttcttgagaatATCTGTGATCCAAGGAAGAAATTGTGATATGTCTGTATAGACGTTTGGGACATCTGGATAGTTACAGCCATTGTTGTTGTTAAAGGAAACAATACCAACAGCCAACTTGTTACATATGAGAGGCCCACCAGAATCACCCTGTGAGGAAGAAATATCAAAtattaatttgttgtttttcaataattttgatgtttatacTATTTTGataagaaaacatgaaaaaaagaccTGACAGATTCCACTCTTTGCTTTGTATCCACCGGCGCAAATAACATTTTTGGGAATTTGTCCCCACACCTTCTGACACTCGTCCTTGTTAATGATGGGAACATCCAACACTTGCAGCTCATTAACATAACCAGATCGATGTTTACGAGGTTCTGTGGGCCCCCATCCAGCTACACTGCAGATCTTCTTTTCCTTCAGGTTTAGTTGTTGAATTGGAAGTGGAATTAGCTTAATTGGTTTTTTGCCACCCAGGGAAACTTTCTTAGACAGCTGGAAAGATAAAATCAAAAACCTcagaaaataaatgattaaaattgaaatcagttatgaAGATGTCAaatttgtgtgtatttaaagTTCTCCAATATTTGTCTTTGCATGTCTCTCAAACAGATAGTGCATGCACAAATGTGGGTAGCGACTTGCATAAGGCAAATTATTCTAAAATACTATTATTATCGTCTTTGTATTTAGATGTATTAATATATCTAATAATGCGTGACATGTATATTATTGTTACagcaaaaataagaaaaggtgcttgtttgttttgttgtggaACAAGAAGTAATTTcatgtattattattgttgctGTTGGTTTTACCTATACTACAATCAAATGTGCTTTGATTGGTTGAAGCTTAAACAAAATCATGTAATTGGTGATTGATCATGTGGTTTGACAGTAAATGCTGGCCGAAAGTGCCAGAAAATGTTtaggttttttgttgttcttttaattatgtttcttttatttattcttttatttttattttatactttccTCCCTGTATTAactatttttattattgattgATTCATAAGAACGTCTGATATCCTTTGTGAAGCCGAGGCTGAATAGATGAATACTTACTTTGAGGAGCATGATGTCATTCCCATTTGCAACTTCCTTGAAGGCAGGGTGTCTGCACATCATTTTTACTCCATATCTCATTTTCTTATTTGCCTTCTTGAGATCATGGGTACCCAGAACAACACTTAAGGATTTAAGCTTCCTACGTGAATAATGAATGAGAAaccaaaataattatttatatttagatgaaTGTGACACGCTTTTGGTGGTTACTCACTTAACAGCACAATGCGCAGCAGTCATTACAAAGTCTTCACTGACAAGGAATCCTCCAcatgtgtgtattttgttgttttgtactGATGCCATATACTGCATGAACTTTTCATCAGCCTTTTTGCCATTTATGATTTCACTTCCCAGtgctgaaaataaatgaagaaaaactgaGAGAAATATAGTTTTTGCATaactttaagaaaaatattttacaatCTTACCATTTTGTATGAGGCATGTCACAGCTGTGAATAGAAGACACTTCTGTAGAGCGTGCATGATGCGTGGAAGTCAAGTAAAATGTCGTTGTTTAGGGGGgcagtttgtctgctttatgCATCACCTTGCAATGTTTCTGTGGCTTTTCATCAACACGTATATGTTGAGTCTGTGAGTCAATGAAACCACATTTTCCAGCTACACCTTCATGGTCACATGTCAGATGTTAAAGTAGTGTAAATGcacacatgtgtgtgtatgtgtgtgcatgtgtgtgtgtgcatttgtatatGGGTGCCATCTTCTTGTCAAATACCAGAGGACCCCCAGAATCACCCTGTGTGAAAAAAATATCTTTATTTGATTTTGCtggagacaacaacaacaacgacaaaaatacataaaatcacAGTCTTGAAATTTTATGAATTGAGATCTTCAAATATATCATACATATCATATCAACATATAATATTGTAATAAATGAGTTGATGAACACTTTGAGAAGCATGATATCATTTCCAGATTTAGCATTCTTGTAAGAAGGATGCTTGcacttcttttttatttgataTATCATGGTCTTCTCAGCTTTCTTGAGATTGTGGGTGCCCAGAACAACATTTCCTGCATTGATAATAATTAAGAAGTCTGcagaaatattcatatttaggTGATGAACAGATTCCTTGTAGGATCTTAGTAACTTTCCAATCATCACAGTGTGCAGCAGTCAATACAAAGTCTTCACTGACAAGGAATCCTCCACATACGTGCCTTATCCTGTGTTGCATTGATGCCATATACAGCATTGAACTCTTCTTGctgcaaagaaatgaaaaaaaaaaaagaataacaatTATCTCACATTCTTTGAAAAAAGATAAGATACTAAATTTTTACCATTTTGTTTGAGACAACTAATTGGTAGGAAGAGCAAAAACAGTTGCAGAGTGTGCATTGTGCCTGTGAGGTGCAGTCATTATGCATCACCTTGCAGTCTGTCTGTGGTTTTCATTAACAACACATCCGGTGTATTTCTCTTCTGAAACTTTTGTCAGACATTTATCACGGCAGTCTTTTTTAAGAttctttttgtggtttttattttgATCTTTAAAGTCCTGTACCCTCATTATTAAATGAACTTACATTAAATTAATCGAAAAGTATTCCCATTTTCTCTTTGTCATTTTCTCTAGCAACGAGAAACATCACAcctttaaaactgtaaaacgtACACGAGCTGTTgacgtttttttcttttccagcagCAGCTTTGCAATTACCGGAGTTGAAGAGGTCTAGCTGTTTAAAATGTTACTGTTTGGTTTGATTCAAATAAGTGATTCTAATTATGCTGATTACTATTGTGAGTGATGCAGACTTAatgcaaacacatgcacactgcACTTGATAGAGTGCTTTCAGTTGCTAAAAATGTATATTAATAAATATGtcacacatttttacattttatgtcagatgttttattacatttttcctCTTTCCATAGTGTTGTTGTTCAATACGTCATGATATGTtgcagagggcagcagagttcTCTATAAGGCTTTTAGAGAGGCTTATAGGGAACTGTAAAAGTGGACAGATAGAGCAACCATCAGAAGGTTGCTGGCTCAATCCTCGGGGTTTTCATCAACAGGACTtcctttctatttcttttctttacacattcatttatttatgactctttttatagttttattttgcagtttaAAGGGAACTCTGGACCTCTCACTACCAAGTGAACTCGTGTTTAATGAGGTTTAAAAGTGCAACTGCTCgccttttttcttgttttctgtagcTGTGAGAAACTTCTttgaaaaactgtgaaaactaaATGAGTCACTAAAGTCACAGTTTCCAGCCACACCTTTGCACAGATATTAAACTAATTAAACTAGTCTGTCTTTTCAAAACGTGGTgcaaaattcaaataaaagtaaGTACAGTAAGTAAAAGTCAGTAAGTAAAAGTCAGTAAAGTTTACTGCAATTTCATTCATTTGTAGGGCTGTCAAGCAAATACACATACAGAGATatattatatacacacactgaAATATTTACACTGCAccttatcaatcaatcaatatacATCACAAATCAGTCTTATTACATATACTTGGTTTGCAGATATTGTTCTTCCAATATCTGCAAACCATCAAATGTCATATTCTACATGTGTACAGCTCAACTGTTGCTAAATACATCATAATTTTGAGCATAAAAAAGTTCATAGGTCACTAAGCTTttgagctgctctgctctctgaCCATCAGAGGGAGCCATACATCCATCACTATAAAAGTGATGGATGTAAAGTCACAAATGGAGACGCTCTTCTTAACACAAgctgtgtttgtctgtcttttATGGAAAAAAGCAGTAATCAAGTTATTCCATTGCAGTTATGAACAAATGTTaatctttatttcatttattttgattttaaatgtcattattCAACGTTTGCCAGAAAATATGAGACAGCTCTGACACTGAAACATTAAATAACTGAGGATATCTAGATTTACTTACTCCTCTCCATTTATATTATTAATGTTATAATCCTGAATGGCTCGTTTttggatgtgtgtgtatgtctcttACTGGCACTTCGATAGTGGAAGGTGTCTGTCCTCACTAGCTATTAAACCAACTGTATTATGAATAGGCACAAGAATGTAGAAAGGGACACATAGTcatatgctaaaaaaaaaaaaatcattatgaGATGCACTGGTTTCTTTTATGCAATGTTCAAAGCTTAACAGAGCGGGACTGATTTGTCGTTGTCTTTGGTATTTTCAGACATGCCGGTTGAAACTCCCAGTTGTCCAAAAAGTCAGAGTCCCCATTTACTCTCATTTCGATGCAAAAAAATGGCCTCTAAGCCAATTTATCTCTTTATAAAAAAGTAGTATGGAGagtctttttttacattttggaaGTAAGAGCCGTGGTAGCTTTGATTGATAGGTGTCCCAGCGGCCTGTCTCTGCTAATTCtgtgtccaaaaacctcttaaTGTCACTTCTGGCTCTATTTGTATTATAGTCTAATAAACATTCATACTACAGGATACagaaaaaatgtcatttttttgtattaatcCTTAGTAAGATTTGACTGGAAGATTGTTTCTCTGCAGATGTTGGATGCAGCATCCTTAGGTTTTTCCAGCCAGTGTCAAATTCTCTCCGCAACTATAATGATTAAAGACCTTTACACATCACGATTGCTGCGTGACACAACATGTGGGTTTTTAATCCAACACTAACCTCAGCTGCAGAAAGCAACGACATTTTGATATTGTGCATAAATGTCATTAAAGGACGCCTGTTAATCTttgaagttggaaaaaaaaaaacacagtgctGAAGAAATATCACCATGCGTACAGTGACAAAACACAGAGGCTGTCTAGCTTCACTGGCATGAAGAATTTCTTCACACACGGCACGAATTGAGCAGTAGGGTGGATAGGTTTGGCACAGCGCAAACTTTGCATGAAGTGACTGACTTTGGTCTTTTCCCTTTACTAACAGCCAAAGACAACCTCATGATGTTGACTGGGACTCAACCCAACATGTGGCCTGCCTAAGCAGACCAAACTATGTAGAAGGTTCCCCTTtagcctttttttcttgtttattatCACCTTTTCATTTGTGATCTTTCTCTAATAATGGTACAACTTATGTTCTTTAAGCAAATAAAAATCCACCCAGTGTTACTAAATGTCTATACAGGAGAAGTTTGTGTACAGTCATTCAGTGCACAACAATAGCCAAAATATGAGAACCATTCATCCAAACAACTGGACACTGTACTTCCAAGATCAGCTGTTGAGGAACGCAAAGGAAAGACAGATGCTAAAACGTGTATACAAAGAGTGAAGTTCTACTGGACTGTGTTATTGTGAAATGTATTTCTGATATTCTTTTTATGTTTGTAAATATCCAGAACATTAGTTAGACTTTCAGTGTAATGCAGTCCAGGACAAAATTATTACAAAGTACAGACTATGAGCATATAAACAAAGGGAGCTGACATGTTGGATTGCATTAGACTAAACAGGTTTACCCAATAGCATGATTGCTGAgtgcactgcttttttttttagtcttttagAATGTCTACTGCAAATATACAGTATCACTGCTGCTTACAGTTAAAAGCTTGGTAAAGCTATGAGAGCTATTTAAGGCTTAAGGTACAGATCTAGTTCTTATAAGGccttaaaattatttaaatacaacttcatataaacaACATCATAATACATAATTATTTaggcattatttatttaacaaaaactatgtcaaaaagcagaaaaactaaGTAGACTCCATTATTCAATGTCTTGAAACAACCTTTAGCGACAATAACTTGAATTAATTATTTTCTATATGACTTTATAAGTCGTTCACACCATAGTGGAGGCATTTTGGGCCGCTGTTTTTCACTATGTTGCTTCATTTCATTGTGGTTTGCAGGATTTCGTTGCAAATCTCAGATGCACAGCTACCATATCTTGAGGTCTGGACAGGTGAGATTAAGGTCAAATATATGGACCGCTGCAGcatcttgattcttttcttttttagccatTATGTTGTAGAGTTTTGCTGCTGTGGTCTGCATCATTGTTTTGGCCAAACCTGTCACGCAgatggcttcacatttgatttagaatactttggtatcaAGAGGAGCACAATAACTGCAAGGTGTCAaagtcctgtggctgcaaaacaaaccaaactcaTCAGCCCTCCAGCACCGTGGATGACAGCTGGTATTGGTGTTGTGCTGATTATCTGTGCAGTGTGCATTATGGCCAGATTTCcacactgttccaaaaaatcTCGCGGTTTGTTCAGACAGAACTTGGACATTATCGTATtgacatgctaactgaggctcGTGAGTCTAAGAGGTTTCTCTTGTActcttgtttatttgtttgtttgtttgcagtttctgtgagcattgcacagtctgaACTTGGAATGAATTTGCTAGGacatccactcctgggaagactgGCATCCATCTTGAATGTTTTGCATTTGTGAATAATCATTATCACTGTGGAACCGTGGCCTTTAAATAGCCTGGAAATTGACTGAATGGCAGCAACAGTAGCTTCTTTAATTTTGCAACAGTTCAGCAATCTGCCAAA
The window above is part of the Maylandia zebra isolate NMK-2024a linkage group LG23, Mzebra_GT3a, whole genome shotgun sequence genome. Proteins encoded here:
- the LOC101468209 gene encoding granzyme-like protein 1, whose protein sequence is MHALQKCLLFTAVTCLIQNALGSEIINGKKADEKFMQYMASVQNNKIHTCGGFLVSEDFVMTAAHCAVKKLKSLSVVLGTHDLKKANKKMRYGVKMMCRHPAFKEVANGNDIMLLKLSKKVSLGGKKPIKLIPLPIQQLNLKEKKICSVAGWGPTEPRKHRSGYVNELQVLDVPIINKDECQKVWGQIPKNVICAGGYKAKSGICQGDSGGPLICNKLAVGIVSFNNNNGCNYPDVPNVYTDISQFLPWITDILKKKKCKG